The following proteins are encoded in a genomic region of Candidatus Methylospira mobilis:
- a CDS encoding ATP-binding protein, which produces MINNAIDHSGSPTVAVYLRRDPINTYLKVSDNGEGVFLKIQKALGLWDARESILELAKGKLTTDPSRHTGEGIFFSSKAADQFDILSGNLNFAHEADGTDWLMVGQGDEPGTRVLMRLANDSERTLTSVFDAYAEPDDFRRERMTTSIGAAAIISWEKFWTSQAY; this is translated from the coding sequence ATGATCAACAATGCAATCGACCATTCAGGGTCGCCAACCGTAGCGGTGTATTTGCGAAGGGATCCCATCAATACCTACCTGAAGGTGTCTGACAACGGAGAGGGCGTATTTCTGAAGATCCAGAAGGCGCTAGGCCTGTGGGACGCAAGGGAATCAATCCTTGAGTTGGCGAAGGGTAAACTGACAACCGATCCATCCCGGCACACAGGAGAGGGGATATTTTTCTCATCCAAGGCCGCTGACCAGTTCGATATACTCTCTGGAAACCTAAATTTCGCTCATGAAGCGGATGGTACGGATTGGTTAATGGTCGGTCAAGGTGACGAACCAGGCACCCGTGTACTGATGCGCCTAGCCAATGATAGCGAGCGTACCCTTACATCGGTGTTCGATGCCTACGCAGAGCCAGACGACTTTAGGCGGGAGAGGATGACAACGTCTATAGGAGCAGCCGCAATAATATCATGGGAAAAATTTTGGACAAGCCAAGCCTACTGA
- a CDS encoding TOBE domain-containing protein, with translation MKPNYAGETIAPKLSARNILKGTANVITNGVVDTEVIVFIELSPGVEIVSIITKSSAENIGLTIGGSAYAIINASDVIVAVDG, from the coding sequence ATTAAACCTAACTATGCAGGTGAAACCATAGCACCGAAACTGAGCGCACGTAATATTCTTAAAGGCACCGCGAATGTGATCACAAATGGCGTTGTTGACACAGAAGTCATAGTCTTCATTGAGCTGTCTCCCGGCGTGGAAATCGTTTCTATCATCACCAAAAGCTCCGCCGAGAACATTGGCTTAACCATAGGTGGCAGCGCTTACGCGATTATTAATGCATCTGACGTCATCGTTGCCGTAGACGGATAA
- a CDS encoding ArsC family reductase produces the protein MMLYGVKNCDTVKKARAWLSAEGIEYRFHDFRVDGLDAALLESFERAAGWEILLNRRGTSWRGLSDEQRADVDRGKALALMLAHPALIKRPVLNSDSKIVVGFTPEKYAAELKR, from the coding sequence ATGATGCTTTACGGAGTTAAAAACTGCGATACGGTTAAAAAAGCGCGCGCGTGGCTGAGCGCCGAAGGTATCGAATACCGTTTTCACGATTTCAGGGTGGATGGACTGGATGCGGCTTTGCTGGAAAGCTTTGAGCGTGCGGCGGGTTGGGAAATTTTGCTGAATCGCCGCGGCACCAGTTGGCGCGGCTTAAGCGATGAGCAGCGCGCCGATGTCGATCGCGGGAAGGCGCTGGCGTTGATGCTGGCGCATCCTGCGCTGATCAAACGTCCTGTGTTGAATAGCGATTCGAAAATTGTGGTCGGATTCACGCCGGAGAAGTATGCTGCGGAGTTGAAACGATGA
- the dapE gene encoding succinyl-diaminopimelate desuccinylase: protein MTAALELTQALMCRRSLTPDDAGCMSIVLERLQPLGFTVEWLDFGQTRNLWLRRGRQGPLFVFLGHTDVVPPGPLESWTSDPFEPEIRDGVLYGRGAADMKSSIAAMVVALECFIANCPDHDGSIALLLTSDEEGTGADGVVKAVEVLSARAEKIDWCLVGEPSSFVSLGDVVRVGRRGSLCAELQVLGVQGHVAYPDKAENPIHRFAPVLQELTTAVWDNGNEFFPPTRLQVSNIQAGTGSENVIPGSLRVQFNFRFSTAVTEQDLKQRVEDMLDKQGLRYELNWRLSGSPFLTTGTRLLDAVQQALQQLIGKPARRDTGGGTSDGRFIAPTGAEVVELGPLNGTIHKANECVPVADIGALVHIYRGILFNLLQRNQ, encoded by the coding sequence ATGACGGCTGCGCTGGAATTGACTCAGGCGCTGATGTGCCGCCGCTCGTTGACGCCGGATGACGCAGGCTGCATGTCTATCGTTTTGGAGCGTCTGCAGCCATTGGGTTTTACGGTCGAGTGGCTGGACTTCGGACAGACGCGCAATCTCTGGCTACGGCGCGGCCGGCAAGGGCCGTTGTTTGTGTTTTTGGGGCATACCGATGTGGTGCCGCCGGGCCCGCTCGAATCCTGGACTTCTGATCCGTTCGAGCCTGAAATTCGCGACGGCGTGTTGTACGGGCGCGGCGCGGCCGATATGAAAAGCAGCATCGCGGCGATGGTGGTGGCGCTGGAGTGTTTTATCGCCAATTGCCCCGATCATGACGGGTCTATCGCGCTATTGCTCACCAGCGATGAAGAAGGCACCGGCGCGGACGGCGTGGTCAAAGCGGTCGAGGTGTTATCTGCGCGCGCTGAAAAAATCGACTGGTGTCTGGTCGGCGAACCGTCCAGCTTCGTGTCGCTGGGCGATGTGGTGCGCGTCGGGCGGCGCGGTTCGCTGTGCGCCGAGTTGCAGGTGTTGGGCGTGCAGGGGCATGTGGCCTATCCCGACAAGGCGGAAAATCCGATACATCGTTTTGCGCCGGTGCTGCAGGAGTTGACGACCGCGGTTTGGGACAACGGCAATGAATTTTTCCCGCCGACGCGTTTGCAGGTTTCCAATATACAGGCCGGAACCGGTTCGGAAAACGTGATACCGGGCAGTCTGCGCGTTCAGTTCAATTTCCGCTTTTCAACGGCGGTGACCGAGCAGGATTTGAAACAGCGCGTGGAGGACATGCTGGATAAACAGGGCTTGCGTTACGAACTGAACTGGCGCTTATCCGGATCGCCTTTCCTGACCACCGGCACGCGTTTGCTGGATGCGGTTCAGCAGGCCTTGCAGCAGCTAATCGGAAAACCGGCGCGCCGCGATACAGGCGGCGGCACTTCCGACGGGCGCTTTATCGCGCCGACCGGCGCTGAGGTGGTCGAACTGGGGCCGCTTAACGGCACCATACATAAGGCGAACGAATGCGTGCCGGTTGCGGATATCGGCGCGCTGGTTCATATTTATCGCGGAATTTTGTTCAATCTTTTGCAGCGTAATCAATGA
- a CDS encoding efflux RND transporter permease subunit translates to MPRFFILHPTVSIVISIFMVLLGLIAMVQLPVAQYPSIAPPEVQLLANYVGADALAVEQAVATPIEQQMSGVDNMLYMTSINSGNGSIRLAVDFDVKTDPNTDMILMQIRYSQAEAQVPIDVRNYGVTIRKGTSSPLALFALFSPKSTYDPLFLASYAQINLYDPLARLPGIGQVNVFGSGQYAMRFWVRPDTLAKLNITVNDIITALQAQNTVNPSGQIGAEPAPPGQEFTYTVRSQGRLISSEQFENIIIRANPDGSIVRMRDVARAELGAQYYTQRGRMNGGNAAIIAIYQLPGSNAIETVNRAKALMEDLKTRFPEDIDYVVSLDTTKAVTQGIKEIVKTLYEAVILVACVVFVFLQGWRATLIPLLAVPVSLIGTFMFFPFFGFSINTLSLLGLVLAIGLVVDDAIVVVEAVERNIEHGMSPRAAALRAMEQVTGPIVATTLILGAVFIPAAFIPGITGRMYQQFAITISVSVFISGFNALSLSPALAALLLKPRDEPKSVIGRFFAAFNRWFERMTVRYIGACRFFIRKFAIALLLLGLLAASGSFLGGVLPASFIPEEDQGYFYINVQLPPAASIQRTDEVTRRVDEILKQTPGIERFNLTIGFSLLSTATTTYSAFYFVTLKPWDERDPQGLTAKKMMQDLNRRFAQMPEAQVFTFSPPAIPGVGTAGGITFVLEDKAGQDVGFLAENTRTFMEAARKRSEFSSVNTIFIPSVPQFFADVNRDQVLKQGIDLASVYKTLQVYMGGAFVNYFNRFGRTWQVYVQADGAFRGDTDEIAQFYVRNSEGKPVPMSALVEMKRSNGPEFTQRYNGYRSAQLNISLAPGYSSGQGMAALEQVFAETMPRGMGYDYMGMSFQEKLAAKGVSPSLVFAFSILMAFLILAAQYESWALPVSVMMGTPVAMFGAFAALGVMGLENDVFAQIGLVTLIGLAAKNAILIVEYARVEQKNGKSVVDAALTAAKVRLRPILMTAFTFLLGVLPLALASGAGAQQRQILGVTLIGGTLAASFIGILLIPASYYVVETWLVGSKARDRAPD, encoded by the coding sequence CAACATGCTGTACATGACCTCGATCAACTCCGGCAACGGTTCCATACGTCTGGCGGTCGATTTCGACGTCAAGACCGATCCCAATACCGATATGATACTGATGCAGATTCGCTATTCACAGGCCGAGGCGCAGGTGCCGATCGATGTCCGCAATTACGGCGTCACCATACGCAAAGGCACCAGCAGTCCGTTGGCGCTGTTTGCGCTGTTTTCCCCAAAAAGCACTTACGATCCGCTGTTTCTGGCCAGCTATGCCCAGATCAATCTGTACGATCCGCTGGCGCGCCTGCCCGGCATCGGGCAGGTCAATGTGTTCGGCTCCGGGCAATATGCGATGCGTTTCTGGGTGCGTCCCGATACGCTGGCCAAGCTGAACATCACCGTCAATGACATTATCACCGCGCTGCAGGCGCAGAATACCGTGAACCCTTCCGGTCAGATAGGCGCGGAACCCGCTCCTCCCGGCCAGGAGTTTACCTATACGGTCAGATCGCAGGGACGATTGATTTCCAGCGAACAGTTCGAAAACATCATTATCAGAGCCAATCCGGACGGATCGATCGTACGCATGAGGGATGTCGCCCGGGCGGAGCTGGGTGCGCAATACTACACGCAACGCGGGCGCATGAACGGCGGCAATGCCGCGATCATTGCGATTTATCAATTACCCGGCTCCAATGCGATAGAAACCGTCAACCGCGCCAAGGCATTGATGGAAGATCTCAAAACACGTTTTCCGGAAGATATCGATTATGTGGTGTCGCTTGATACCACCAAGGCGGTTACCCAAGGCATCAAGGAAATCGTCAAGACTTTGTATGAAGCCGTCATACTGGTCGCTTGCGTGGTTTTTGTATTTTTGCAAGGCTGGCGCGCGACGCTGATTCCGTTGCTGGCGGTGCCGGTGTCGTTGATCGGCACTTTCATGTTTTTTCCTTTTTTCGGCTTTTCGATCAATACGCTGTCCCTGCTGGGTCTGGTATTGGCCATCGGTCTGGTGGTGGATGACGCGATTGTGGTGGTGGAGGCGGTGGAGCGCAACATCGAGCACGGAATGTCGCCGCGTGCCGCAGCGCTTAGAGCCATGGAGCAAGTGACGGGTCCTATCGTTGCGACGACGCTGATTTTAGGCGCGGTTTTTATCCCTGCCGCGTTCATTCCCGGCATTACCGGGCGTATGTACCAACAATTCGCGATCACCATCAGCGTGTCGGTATTCATTTCCGGCTTTAATGCATTGAGTCTCAGCCCGGCGCTGGCCGCGTTGCTGTTGAAACCGCGCGATGAGCCGAAAAGCGTAATAGGGCGTTTTTTTGCCGCGTTTAATCGCTGGTTCGAGCGTATGACCGTCCGTTATATTGGCGCCTGCCGTTTTTTTATTCGCAAATTCGCGATTGCGTTGCTGCTGTTGGGGCTGCTTGCCGCCAGCGGCAGCTTTCTCGGTGGCGTGTTGCCGGCCAGTTTCATTCCCGAAGAGGATCAGGGGTATTTTTATATCAACGTCCAGCTGCCGCCTGCCGCATCCATACAGCGTACCGACGAAGTGACGCGCCGGGTCGACGAGATTTTGAAGCAGACGCCGGGAATAGAGCGTTTTAACCTCACCATCGGTTTCAGCCTGCTCAGTACGGCGACGACCACCTACAGCGCGTTTTATTTTGTTACGCTTAAACCGTGGGATGAGCGCGATCCGCAAGGGCTGACCGCAAAGAAAATGATGCAGGATTTGAACCGGCGCTTCGCGCAAATGCCGGAGGCCCAGGTTTTCACCTTTTCGCCGCCGGCGATACCGGGCGTCGGTACCGCAGGAGGCATTACCTTCGTGTTGGAGGATAAGGCGGGGCAGGATGTCGGCTTTCTCGCTGAGAATACCAGAACCTTCATGGAAGCGGCGCGTAAACGGTCCGAGTTTTCTTCGGTCAACACCATTTTCATTCCATCGGTGCCGCAATTTTTTGCCGATGTGAACCGCGATCAGGTGCTGAAGCAGGGTATCGATCTGGCCAGCGTATACAAGACGCTGCAAGTCTATATGGGTGGCGCATTCGTCAATTATTTCAATCGCTTCGGACGAACCTGGCAGGTTTACGTGCAGGCGGACGGCGCATTCAGAGGCGATACCGATGAAATAGCGCAGTTTTACGTGCGCAACAGCGAGGGCAAGCCGGTGCCGATGTCGGCGCTGGTCGAGATGAAACGCAGCAACGGCCCGGAATTCACCCAGCGTTACAACGGCTATCGATCGGCCCAGCTCAATATTTCGTTGGCGCCGGGTTATAGCAGCGGACAGGGCATGGCGGCGCTGGAGCAAGTATTTGCCGAAACCATGCCGCGCGGCATGGGCTACGACTATATGGGCATGTCTTTTCAGGAAAAGCTGGCTGCGAAAGGGGTTTCGCCGTCGCTGGTATTCGCTTTTTCGATATTAATGGCGTTCCTGATACTGGCGGCTCAGTATGAAAGCTGGGCATTGCCGGTCAGCGTGATGATGGGAACGCCGGTGGCGATGTTCGGCGCTTTTGCGGCCTTGGGCGTGATGGGGCTGGAAAACGATGTGTTTGCGCAAATCGGTCTGGTGACATTGATAGGGCTTGCCGCTAAAAACGCGATTTTGATCGTTGAGTACGCGCGCGTGGAACAGAAAAACGGTAAATCGGTGGTCGACGCCGCCTTGACGGCGGCAAAAGTACGTTTGCGGCCTATCCTGATGACGGCGTTCACTTTTCTATTGGGCGTGCTGCCGCTGGCGCTCGCCAGCGGGGCCGGAGCGCAGCAGCGTCAGATTCTTGGCGTAACCTTGATCGGCGGCACGCTGGCTGCGAGTTTTATTGGCATACTGCTGATCCCGGCCAGTTATTATGTTGTGGAAACATGGCTGGTCGGAAGCAAAGCGCGCGATCGGGCGCCGGACTGA
- the gndA gene encoding NADP-dependent phosphogluconate dehydrogenase, which translates to MSNEYADIGLIGLAVMGQNLVLNMADHGYKVAVFNRTTEKTREFLRHCRDHEPSVDRVLGYEELEEFVAHIKRPRKIVLLVKAGTGTDAALNSLLPFLEPGDIVVDGGNAHWMDTRRREREFTDKGFEFIGSGVSGGETGARFGPSLMPGGSAKAWSSLEPIWRAIAAKVDPVTGQPLEGAEPGKPVEGGFSCTAHIGPDGAGHYVKMVHNGIEYIDMQLISEAYWLMKKLLGLKSEQIGEQFDAWNKGDLGSYLIQITGEILQQQDPESDSYLVDKILDAAGQKGTGLWTASSALELGVPANAIAEAVFARALSSLKEERVFASSCLSGPAIEVQTGIEEWGEAIRTALYCSKICAYAQGFQLMKEAQKVYGWQLDFGTIASIWRGGCIIRASFLNRITQAYQEVPALGNLMLAPYFRQILAEGQTAWRKVIALAVVNGLPVPAFSSALAYYDGYRSADLPANLIQAQRDYFGAHTYERTDQPRGRFFHLEWTAEQRVQRVEG; encoded by the coding sequence ATGAGTAATGAATACGCAGATATCGGCCTGATCGGGCTGGCGGTCATGGGGCAAAACCTGGTTCTCAACATGGCCGATCATGGTTACAAAGTGGCGGTGTTCAACAGGACTACCGAAAAAACACGCGAGTTTCTCCGCCATTGCAGAGATCATGAACCCAGTGTGGATCGCGTATTGGGTTACGAAGAACTGGAAGAATTTGTTGCGCACATAAAACGCCCCAGAAAAATCGTGCTGTTGGTGAAGGCCGGCACGGGGACCGACGCGGCGTTGAACAGTCTGCTGCCATTTCTCGAACCCGGCGATATCGTCGTAGACGGCGGTAATGCACACTGGATGGATACGCGCAGAAGAGAACGCGAATTTACCGACAAGGGCTTCGAATTCATAGGCTCCGGCGTTTCCGGCGGCGAAACCGGAGCGCGTTTCGGACCTTCGCTGATGCCGGGCGGCAGTGCGAAAGCCTGGTCCTCGCTGGAACCGATCTGGCGCGCGATTGCCGCGAAGGTCGATCCGGTGACCGGACAGCCGCTGGAAGGCGCAGAGCCGGGCAAGCCGGTCGAAGGCGGCTTCTCCTGCACCGCGCATATCGGCCCGGACGGCGCAGGTCATTATGTCAAAATGGTGCATAACGGTATCGAATATATTGACATGCAGTTGATTTCTGAGGCCTATTGGTTGATGAAAAAGCTGCTGGGCTTGAAGTCCGAGCAGATTGGCGAGCAGTTCGACGCCTGGAACAAGGGCGACCTCGGCAGTTACTTGATACAGATTACCGGCGAAATTCTGCAACAGCAGGATCCGGAAAGCGACAGCTATCTGGTCGACAAAATACTGGATGCCGCGGGTCAGAAAGGAACCGGTTTGTGGACGGCTTCCAGCGCGCTGGAATTGGGCGTACCGGCCAATGCCATAGCCGAAGCGGTTTTTGCGCGTGCGCTGTCATCGCTCAAAGAGGAACGCGTTTTTGCGAGCAGCTGTCTTTCTGGGCCCGCCATAGAAGTGCAAACGGGTATCGAAGAGTGGGGGGAGGCCATCCGTACCGCGCTTTACTGCTCGAAGATTTGCGCCTATGCGCAAGGCTTCCAGTTGATGAAGGAAGCGCAGAAAGTGTACGGCTGGCAGCTTGATTTCGGCACCATCGCCAGTATCTGGCGCGGCGGCTGCATCATCCGGGCAAGCTTCCTGAATCGTATTACCCAGGCTTACCAGGAAGTCCCTGCGCTGGGCAACCTGATGCTGGCCCCGTATTTCAGGCAGATACTGGCGGAAGGGCAAACGGCGTGGCGCAAAGTCATTGCGCTGGCGGTTGTAAACGGCTTGCCGGTACCCGCCTTCAGCTCGGCGCTGGCCTACTACGACGGTTATCGCAGCGCGGATTTACCGGCCAACCTGATACAGGCGCAACGCGACTACTTCGGCGCGCATACCTATGAGCGCACCGATCAGCCGCGCGGACGTTTTTTCCATCTGGAATGGACAGCGGAGCAGCGCGTGCAGCGCGTGGAAGGCTGA
- a CDS encoding efflux transporter outer membrane subunit: MLPGILPIKVRLSWLAALLLLLNACVNPVGPDYQRPEIDKPASLPHHPEQTETKSMADLPWWGVFRDKTLQQLIKSAVANNYDLRATVQRIEQSDALARQAQSQLFPQIGYQVGLSNGKNSYFGMAAPFLRGESVSPIVTALNMSWELDIWGRIRRSTEAGYADMLASQEFRRGIMLSLVSSVAQAYFELLQLELRLAIAKKTTQSFDGSLQIFTQRLQFGVASKLETDRALSAKAQVAAHIPDLERQILVKENQINLLLGRNSGTIKRDIGLLQQELPVQIPAGLPSALLERRPDLRQAEQQLIAANARIGVARSLFFPKLGLTAILGRTSLELSGFTAGTSNLYGAFLSLAGPIFQGGMLMAQHDQAIAAYAQAELEYKQAALNAFKEVDNALINSEKLSEIKKQQTIATEALEDAVTVALERYVAGKASYYEVLEAQQQLYPTQVALTETELMQRTVIIQLYKALGGGWKFSDQEWLEAEAGKNVETTTDEGKMHE, encoded by the coding sequence ATGTTACCCGGAATCCTGCCGATTAAGGTCCGCTTAAGCTGGTTGGCGGCGCTGTTGCTGTTACTGAATGCCTGCGTGAACCCGGTAGGGCCGGATTATCAGCGCCCGGAAATCGATAAGCCTGCCAGCTTGCCGCATCACCCTGAGCAGACGGAAACTAAATCCATGGCCGATCTGCCCTGGTGGGGCGTATTTCGCGACAAGACGCTGCAACAATTGATAAAGAGCGCGGTTGCGAATAATTACGATCTGCGCGCCACTGTGCAACGCATAGAGCAATCCGATGCGCTGGCGCGTCAGGCGCAATCGCAGCTGTTTCCGCAAATCGGTTATCAGGTCGGCTTGAGCAACGGCAAGAACAGTTATTTCGGCATGGCTGCGCCGTTCCTGAGAGGAGAGAGCGTCTCTCCCATCGTGACCGCGTTGAATATGAGCTGGGAGCTCGATATCTGGGGACGGATACGCCGCTCCACGGAAGCGGGCTATGCCGACATGCTGGCCAGTCAGGAATTCCGGCGCGGCATCATGCTCAGTCTGGTCAGCTCGGTCGCCCAGGCCTATTTCGAATTGCTGCAATTGGAGCTGCGTCTGGCTATCGCGAAAAAGACCACGCAGTCTTTCGACGGCAGCCTGCAGATATTTACCCAGCGGCTGCAATTCGGCGTAGCCTCCAAGCTGGAAACCGATCGCGCACTGTCTGCAAAAGCGCAGGTAGCCGCGCATATCCCGGATTTGGAGCGCCAGATTCTGGTCAAGGAAAACCAGATCAATCTGTTGTTGGGGCGCAATTCCGGGACGATAAAACGGGATATCGGTTTGCTGCAGCAAGAGCTGCCGGTGCAAATTCCGGCGGGTTTGCCTTCCGCGCTGCTGGAACGGCGCCCGGATCTGCGTCAGGCCGAGCAGCAGCTTATCGCAGCCAATGCACGTATCGGCGTGGCGCGGTCATTATTTTTCCCCAAGCTCGGATTAACTGCTATTCTGGGCAGAACTAGTCTGGAGCTAAGCGGTTTTACCGCGGGTACCTCGAACTTGTACGGCGCTTTTTTGTCCCTGGCGGGACCTATTTTTCAAGGCGGAATGCTGATGGCGCAACACGATCAGGCCATCGCCGCTTATGCGCAGGCCGAATTGGAATACAAGCAGGCTGCGTTGAACGCGTTTAAAGAAGTTGACAACGCGCTGATAAACAGCGAAAAGCTATCTGAAATAAAGAAGCAGCAAACTATAGCGACCGAAGCGCTGGAGGATGCGGTTACCGTAGCGCTGGAGCGTTACGTGGCCGGCAAAGCTTCGTATTACGAGGTGCTTGAAGCCCAGCAACAGCTCTATCCCACGCAAGTGGCGCTGACCGAAACCGAGCTGATGCAGCGAACTGTCATAATTCAACTGTATAAAGCATTGGGAGGCGGCTGGAAGTTTTCCGACCAGGAATGGCTGGAAGCGGAGGCCGGTAAAAACGTGGAAACAACGACTGACGAGGGTAAGATGCATGAGTAA